GTTGCAAATCGAGATCGTTAAGCTGTTGCTCCCGATCCATCTCGATGATGAGAGGGACGACGAGAATGACAAAGGTGGTGCCGGCGATCCAGGCGGCTTTTCCGGTGCTTCGGAGGAGTTTCTTTGTGACGTAGGCGGCATCCGACGCAGCTCGCTTGCCATGGAACATGATCCCCGATCCTGAAATTGAATTGGAAATCCTAGAGACGAGCCCTGAGTTGCTCTTGCTGTCGCTTGACCCGCCGGCCATGTATCCTCCTGTCTTGCTTTCAGACGCAAGGTGGATTCTATTATTAATAGGGGGAAAATTCCCTTGAAGGTGGGGGCCGGTGTGGCCATATACGTTAAAAAACAATACAGTTCAAAagtcttaaaatgtttttttattctttaaactactattttccatcattttttttattgaaaataattattttctgaaaatatgttaattttatgaataaatttaaGTTGCTTGAAATTAGTTTTGacaaaatatttggaaaaaagaatattttaaaattttggtaccctagtttttcttaaaattttatttttcaaaaaattaaaaattatcttttacaaaaagtgatttttgaaattatttttataatatttctattataaaaaattaatatctagaatattttatatttttattttcaaataaaaaaaatgtttgaacaatatttttaattttcaaattttgttttcaaaaaaatgtaaaacatgaaaacatggattttgttttcaaatttttcttaaaattataatttttttcttctaaatagTTGAAGACCAAAAAGGAATAAAATCGCATTAAATACCTTGTGATACCATGATATAAAAAGAACATgcgaaaaaataattaatatttgtgTAACACgtgtttgaaataaaatattattttaaaagtaggATATCTTGGTACATGAACTTAGCTATGATGTCAATTCTTACATGGACCTTAACCATCTCCTTCGAAAATCAATTAGTGGTTAGTGGGGTAGGCTAAACCTTCTATGGCATTCGAGAGTATACCTTGTGGCCTATTTTAAGAGTCATCGTTTGGGTAACGGTTTAAGAGCAGCATTATTGCactttaatataatataaataattcatttatttattaaaatatgaattattataaataaatatatttttatattagaataatttatttgattaattatcaTTGTATCAGAATATTTTACTAAaccattttagaataaaaattataataaacaaatacaatATTGAGAAAATTACCCTTTAAGGTGGACGGGTAACAAAAATTACCTGAAAGGGTTAATAGATTTTATAAGTACTATAAAGGGTAGgctgaaaatgaaataattcttcaaaaggcctttttttaaaaaaaaaattaaaatatcaagaCTACCCTTAATAAGTCAAaagcaacaaataaaaaagGGCAAAATTACCCTTTAAGGTGGGCGGGGTAAAAAAATGACCCGAAAAGGTCAATAGTTTTGATAAGTATAGTAAAAGGTAGACTGAAAATGTGATAATTTCTccaaaagctttttttttaaatgccaaGACTATCTTTAATAAGTTAAaagcaacaaataaaaaaaaaaaaagtgttcttTAACCCCAGCAGCTTGTCTATattaaagtacaaaaaaaaccaaagaagaaaaagttcCAATACTTTAGGTCATGAATTCGAAACCGTTTCTATAAAGCTTGTTTTTGTGTGTGAATctagcaagaaatccattaaagatgggaaaaaataattttttttatacaccaaaaaaacaaaaatacctcagtttatgcaaataaataaataaataataaaaaactcgAATGAAGGAACGcaatgttaataattttaacaatgtagaTCTGATATATTAGATCTGAAATATTGAAGgaggttttgagaaagaaatgaaattttttttatgtaaaatgttattattattatttttattttttaaatattatttgatcatattgaatatgtgtttttatttttaatttatttttcgggttgtttgatatgattattattgatttccattgaaaaggtTTCCATTTTAGCTTTGTTGTTGGGACCGGTTTGACATggtataggaaaaaaaaatcttaattgtTTCATGCTTATTTGGGACCACTTTGTTTGTatatttatgaacatatttagattttcattgaaaactaaAATCACGTTATATGAGAccactttgttttttattatgaatttgttaaagagttatgattactatatttttgttatgaatttatTACCTTTTTGTATGAGTATTACATTGGTATGATGTGTTGAATGACTAGTAGTTCGAAAGTTGTGTAAAAGAATCATTACTCCAGTTATAAAGTACAAGTACAATACAGATGTAATATAATTACAATGCAAAAACATTAATATTATGATACATTACAATAcaccaaaatgacaaaatatttaattgttttttactgTACTGACATTTCTAGGCTATCATATTGTATTCCTATCATGATCAATATTTGAAGCAACCTTGCAAGCCAAATATGAATTCAcaataatcttaattttttttataaaaaaaaaagttaataatttcaACACATGAAGTTGTTGATGGTAATCCAATGATGTATAAAAagacatttataaaattaattttttttataaaaaaatatagaggtacaataaaaatacattacaattatacattacaataaaaatagACTTGGAAATTTCATTTATGGCTACGTTCATGAAGGAGGGGAGATTGTACCTAAGGAGGATAAACAAATACAATACAATGGTGGACAACAAAAAGACATGTACATTAGACAAGAGATGTCATATGCTGATTTTGTTTCAAAAGCATGTAAACGGTTGAATATTAATCCAAATGGATATACATTTCATTACACCCTTGAGTTTGATCCATCTACACTTCAACAGTTGACATGCATATGATGTTATCCCATGGTTATGATTATGCTCATATTTATGTACTAAAATGGGCTCGAAGAGTAGAAGTTGAAGGGGGTATAGTCAATGTGCAAAATGATTATTGGTAAGTAATATATGTTTTATTAGTTGTTATTAATTCCATGATGCAAATTGTTTATACTATTAATTAATCGAGTGTGTTATAAAATGCAGTCATAACAGTATAGAGGAGACACACAATTCAGTTGCATCATGTCAAGCAAACAATGAGTCTAATTTCGGACTTTCTCAAGGCTTCATATCCAGATGTGTAGAAACTGGAGTTATGCCACATGATTTAAGTCTTTGTCCTCAACCTATTATTGAGAGTGGACATGGTTTTCCTGATATAGATGAATTTAGAAATGCATTATATACGATGTCATTAGTTGGTAGATTTCaatacaaattcaaaaagaactcTCCAAAGCAAATATATGTGTGTTGTTTAGTGGATGGATGCCCTTGAAGAATAATTGCTCATTCAATATGCATAACCAAAATTTTGAAGGCTAACATATTCAACAATGTACACAATCATTATGTAGGTGTTGAGTGTTCGAGTCAACCTTCAATGCAGGCAATGAGAAGCATTCATGTCATCAAGCAAATAATAAGGGCAACACTTCAGTATTTGCCCTATCAAATTTGCAAAGATTTTAAGAGTCGGTATGATGCTTCATTGAATTATAAGCAAACTTGGACATACAAAGAGatgaaaaatgagagaatataTGGTCTTCCAGAAAACTCATAGATGTTATTGTCATGGTTATGTAAGAGATTGGTGGACATTGATCCAAGACGATTGTTGAATATACCAAACAAAATGAGCATTTTTGGCAATTGTTCATTGcacattatttttcaattcaagggtttTTAATGGGTTGTCGACTTGTTATTACAATTGACTCAACCCATTTGAGTGGACTGTATAGGGGCTCTTTATTCTCTACAACAGCTTATGATCATAACGATGGCATGTTCCCAATTGCATTTGGAGTTATAAGTTTAGAAAACTAAGAAGATTGACTATGGTTTTTGTAGAAATTGAAAGGCATACTTCAAGATAAGGAGGTAACCATAATATCATATAAACATCAAGCAATCCTTTGTAGTGTTTCTGAACTTTTTGGAGTAGAAAATCATGCATATTGTTATCATCATGTGAAGAAGAATTTTAGTAGCTATGTGACGAAACATAGTATGAAGGGAAAGAAAGGTAAAAAAGATGCAATGTTGCGACTTGATACTATTGTGTATGCTAGGTTGGACGATGATTATGTTGTAGCcatagaaaaattgaaaacatataaAAGTGACCTAGTGAAGTGGGTTGAGGAGAACATTCAACAACATTTGGCAATGTCAaagtttgcaaaaaaaaataaataaataatgagataAGATGACAACTAATCTTGCTAAATCATTCAATGTTTAGTTGAAGGAGGAACGTCATTACACAATTTTCAACTTAGTAATAACACATATGGATAAGTTTGCTCATCTAGCATTTGATCATATGATTGCCACAGAAAATTGGAAAGCTCTAATTGGCCTAAAGACTGAGGAAAAATTGTTGGAAAACATTATAAAGAGTGAGTCATTTCATGTATATCCCTATGTTGGTAGTGTGTTGAAGGTATTCAATATAAAGGCATATGTAGATGTGAACTTGAGAGAGTGTATATGTACTTGTAAGGTTTGGAAAATGGTTGGAATACCTTGTAAGCATGCATGTGCACAATACATGAGATGAAACAGGATGTTAATGAATATGTTGACTTATGTTTCAAGTTTCCAATGCAAGAATTGTTATATTTCGGACACTTCAATTCACTTTCAAATCACAATATACCTACAATTGATGTTGATGGATGTGTTCATGATGCCTAAGGTTTCTTATACCCTTCACTTAAACCTTCATGCTCAAAACAACCACTTGGAAGGCCTCAACACTATCGAATAGAGTCTCAATTTAGTTCAAAGAGACTTACCTTATGTTTGCGATGTCAAGTTGCAGACCATAATCCAACTTCATGCAAAAATCCATTACCCGTTCCATGATTTTAATGTTATGCTTGTATGATGGCGTGAtactttttatcttattttgattaTGATAATATGAGTGGTTTATAAAATTAGAATCtgtaaaaatttgttttggaactTACTTATATACTTGATTGTCATGACGAAGATGTTTGTATTACATATGCCACTATTTTAGATTTATGATCTCATCATTATTTAAGGTGGTttgtaaccatgtttttaatattttttacaagATCATTATTAACTTTGTGCATGTTCACTACCTTTGTTTAACTCATTTTCCATTGAAATATAGGTTACATCATGACATCTTCAAGTGCTTCATTTAGAAATACAAGAGGTAATAGTAGAAACGGTGAATATCTACTATTTCATAACTATATGTGCAAATGTTCACCAATGCAGAGGACGACTATTAGAATTTTCGAATCAAATGATAACCCAAATAGGTTCTATTATCGTTGTCAATATACAAATACTAAAGATAGTTATCATTTCTTTAAATGGGCATCTCTCGAAGGATTTGGTGATAGCAACACCTACCAAGAACCACAAAAGGTTGTTCAAAGAAGAATGTATGTTGTGGATGAAGagtttaaacatatttaaacaaGAATTGAGTTCATGTAGAAAGTAATTTTAGCAGGAttactactattttttgttctatgtttgaaaattacttAATCAAACACTAACTTCATGTCTATTATGTTTTAGATTatatatgtaatgttttattGCATTGTACTTTTATGTATTTGTATTTGGAGCTATTTGTAATAGTTAATTATATCCATCATGTGGATTTGTGttagatttttaattgtaaTAGTTTACAGTTTCTTCTGCcatttttattacatttataaCATAAATTCACTAACATTAcgataaaaaaaacactaataGTATGATAAATTACAACATAATCTAACAAAGCGATCTTTTGACTAAATGAAGTCTAATTTGTTGGGTTGATTaccaatttcttatatatatgaTGGTTCAAAAAATGTGAACCTACtgaaaagcaaaaaagaaaagttgaTTTGTCATATCAATATGACAAATGAGTTGTATTTTCAATTGGAATATATTCACTACACCCCACCTAAGTTATTCTTTTTGAgatttgatatattttcaaGTGTGGGAATAATTGTATGGTCTTTTCAACATGGCCAGAACATGTAAACTTTAATTAGTACAAAATATGCACGACTTTTGAGATATTAATATGAATCcatcactactacaaaaaattaaattaataacgcTTTATTTCTTGACACTTGTAAAAAATGTCATTATTTATCTCTAAAATTAATCATTATTGACGCTCACACATTCTTGGCGCTTTACAAGGAGAAGCAATGGCGTTTTTAAATAATGACACTTTTGTAAGCATCGTCGTAccttgaattttaaataatggcGCTTTTTAAGCATCATTGTTGAACAACTTAATTTTGATGCTCTTTAAAAACGCCATattcaatttattaaataaatgcccttattttcttattaaaaaagaCACAATACCACTAATAGACCCCACAAACCCCACATTCACTACCCGATACCCATACTCAAACTCCAATACCTCCATGGCTGACACTCTCCAAAACCCTAACTCTAAAATTTCAGCTTACTACCAAACCAGAGCGACTCATCATGACATTGTCGCTAACAATTGGCTTACCCAAGCTCAAGCTACCGTCGATCGCCACCCCGACATCAACGGCTTCCAGCCTTCCAGGATTAAAGATTGCAAAAGCCTTTTAACTTCATCTGAGTTCGATACCTGGTAGAGCCACCTAATTTGGCCTAGGCAATGGCGTTAATCCGCATTTTGGTGTAGCTGATACGGTCTAACTAGACTCCCACCATGAGGGAATTGGAGAGTTAGTTCACAAAGGCTTCTGACTCTCTCAAACTCTTTCAAAGTGAGTGTCTTCTATTGATAAAATGCAAgggaatttatttattatgttcgTAGTTGGGCgtaaattttgtattttcaattatttttctgtttATAATTGAAAGAAACTTTTATTTCATGTGAATAGATAATAGAGGGTTTATCTAAATGTTTTGTACATTATAGAGGGTTTGTCTAGATGTTTTGATTTTGGATCTGCTAGTATTTGTTGTGAGTATGTGGACCAAAATCCGGGAAAGAGCCACTAGCAGTGCTAGTATTATTGGAAATGAGGTTTTCATAGTTGGCCTGCTTGTTTTGGCTTGGAGTGTGTATGTGAGAATCTAGTAAAGAGCTAGTATTATTGGAAAGAAGGTTCTAAGACAACCTTCCTACTCTTATCAAGATTATGCAAATAAGAATCTTGAGTAGAGCCACCATCAAGGCTAGTATTATTGAGAATGAGGTTTTGATAGCCAACCTCTTGCCTTTGGTGGGAATTGATGGCATCAGAATCTGGTGAAGAGATACCATCGACTATAGTACTAGAAAGAAGGTTATTGAGAGAATGCAAATGGGAACCTTGCACATAACTACCCCTGACTATGTTTCTTTGAAAATAGATGCTACAGAACACAATAGAGGTAATGAAAATTTCCCCATGTCATCtaacactttttatttattctctcaCTTCTGTACTTTAGGTTTAGGTATCTTATTTCTTATTACAATGCTTATACTCTGAGGATTGAAATCTGGTTGTGTTACCTAGGCTGGTGAGACAGTGGTGACTACACCTAGTGAGAAGATAATTACTATTCATGAATATCTTGTGTATCTTCTTTTTTGGAATACCTTAATCTCACACCCGGTGAAAATATAAtctttataacatattttatataaattaatgaaaGAATAACTAAAACATCttcaatagaaaagaaaagaaaagatataaATTTAGTTAAATTATGAAGGGGGAAAAAAATCAATGGCATAAAACCAAGTTACGTAATGAATATATAATGTTTGCACATTCTgtgtattttcttttataggaaTAACTCAGTCTCATAACTAGTGATAAGATGAcctttagaaaatattttatggaAATAAGCTAAGAGCTTCCTTCTTCTTTCTATGTAGAATAATAGGATTCGTGGTTCAAAAGTGAATAATAGGGTCACCATAAAAGGACAAAAAGTTTTCTGAGAGACACCTTTCCTATGCAGAGTTTCCTCAAATACTCTCTACTATCCCATGCAAAAGGTTCATCGATACCACCTCTACAAGCCTATAGTCAATAGATATTCAAATAAATCAGGTTAAGGTACAGAATAAGAGTGGAATACAGAAAATTCAATTAACAAATGTGGTATTAGTAAGGCCAAAGATAATGATATATGTAATTGTCTATAAACacttaaaacattaattatgaAAAGCTTATGATCAAAATTGAATACCAACctataagaaagaaatcatTGAGGTTATATGGTCATATTGTAAattcaaaatgataatatatttgacttatttaagggcattcaaaattattttcattccaAGTATCATAATTTGTTAAACCTCTAGTCCTTTTAAATTTAGAATTCTTTTTTTAGAATTCTTCATTTACATATGAATGTTAGTTTAGGACCTTTAGGTACAACTTACAAGGTTAGTGAGTTTGGTCAACTTAagtatgaatatttttttttatcaaacttgGTTATGAATAACTTACAATCAAGTGAGACACCTCAACCCATCAAATTTTCTAGAGtacattttattttgatatttttcaaaagtacAAGAATAAGATAAATAAGTTTCAACAATGGGTAGATTTTGGTACCACCTAAAATATATGaaccaatttaattatttatttattttttataatctagGAACCTTCGATGGtcaagcccttaggactctccatggggatCCAAACCTcgagagagaatgcaaacacaagattttatagtggttcggcgcaatccgacttacatccactctcctctagcttcaatcccaagcttgaggctccactaattcaaggcttccaaactaagtcttcaagcaatacaattggattatggttccaatccacccttttggacttttggttccaagcaccctttacaatccttaagagataccccactcttgaacaacctcttaAGTGATACACCACACTTGaaaaacttcctctcaaagatttataaataaatgatctcacaaaatcctagtacaaaaactttaagctcaaatgatacatgaaaattaggattgaaaggtgcacCAATAATATGCaaattttagaacaatggtgcactcaaaacactctttcaaggctcaaatatattcaagaaatgtttgGGAAGGTCAAGCccataaacaatgaagatttggactctttttatagaggaaaaaaaccaaactagtcGTTGAGGGTTCGGTTCGACCGGTCaagttgggggtcgaccggttgactagccgttagcatttaatgtttggcaggtgaccgttggacctcgaccggacctcaactaGTTGAGGTGTGGGTCAACTGGTTCCTTATCCGGTTGAACAACCATTCTAGAAAAGAGAGAGGGGTTTTTGCACCCCTCGATTGGTTGAGCTGGCGATCGACCGATTACTATTCACACCCTTGATCAGTTGAACTGGGAGTCAACCTACTCCTAGACCGATTGAGCTGGCGGTCGATCGATTCCTCAtttggttcaaccggttgaaccatttttggctcaacaaccaactatttcaacttaaaaccttttaaacaagtttgaaaaatatttgacacaaggttttagttgaaaacatgaaatcatccaattttaaaatatttaaaacaaaataattcttaatgattttggtgcataagtaaagaatgtaatgcatgaaaatcctagtgcaccaacaaccttacaaaaagatcttatgaagcttgggtcttgaaaaacacttctctttgaggtagtcttcttcttcatgatttctccttggcttgatt
This region of Vitis vinifera cultivar Pinot Noir 40024 chromosome 5, ASM3070453v1 genomic DNA includes:
- the LOC100254428 gene encoding mitochondrial import receptor subunit TOM9-2, which produces MAGGSSDSKSNSGLVSRISNSISGSGIMFHGKRAASDAAYVTKKLLRSTGKAAWIAGTTFVILVVPLIIEMDREQQLNDLDLQQATLLGTTPLPARN